One segment of Ziziphus jujuba cultivar Dongzao chromosome 12, ASM3175591v1 DNA contains the following:
- the LOC125418326 gene encoding E3 ubiquitin-protein ligase BOI isoform X2: MLGGNNGNPVLPMFLEENRFPYPTNASNQLQLFGNVPAGCNVDPVNYFGNEHITPILRPNKRSREMEDISRQQKLQISLNYNVCQDEADRSASIPNPNPVSTGLRLSYDDDERNSSVTSASGSMTAAPSIIYSLGDNIRTELDRQKEEFDQYMKIQEEHLAKGVRDMKQRHIASFLAAIEKGVSKKLRDKDIELENMSRKNRELVERIKQMAMEAQNWHYRAKYNESVVNVLKTNLQQAISQGADQGKEGFGDSEVDDAASYIDPNNLLSIPGGALKSFPKNYAGSKEHNMNCRACKKREVSILLMPCRHLCLCKECEGLTSVCPVCQLMKTASVQVYLS; the protein is encoded by the exons ATGTTGGGAGGTAACAATGGTAATCCTGTGCTTCCTATGTTCCTTGAAGAGAATCGGTTCCCCTATCCGACAAATGCTTCAAATCAGCTGCAGTTGTTTGGAAATG TACCAGCTGGATGCAATGTCGATCCGGTAAATTACTTTGGGAATGAGCATATTACTCCTATCCTTCGGCCTAATAAACGGAGTAGGGAAATGGAAGACATCTCAAGGCAGCAGAAGCTTCAGATTTCCTTGAACTATAATGTCTGTCAAGATGAAGCCGATCGCTCAGCCAGCATTCCAAACCCAAATCCTGTATCTACAGGTTTAAGGTTAtcatatgatgatgatgagcgCAACTCATCTGTGACTTCAGCAAGTGGAAGCATGACAGCAGCACCCTCAATCATCTATTCCCTTGGTGATAATATTAGGACAGAGCTTGATCGGCAGAAAGAAGAGTTTGATCAGTATATGAAAATTCAG GAGGAACACTTGGCAAAGGGAGTCAGGGACATGAAGCAGAGACATATTGCATCTTTCCTCGCTGCTATAGAGAAAGGTGTCAGCAAGAAACTACGTGATAAAGACATAGAACTAGAGAATATGAGCAGAAAGAACAGAGAACTAGTTGAGAGAATAAAACAGATGGCTATGGAAGCCCAGAATTGGCACTATAGAGCAAAGTATAATGAGTCGGTTGTTAATGTCCTCAAGACCAACCTCCAACAGGCAATTTCACAGGGTGCTGATCAAGGAAAGGAAGGCTTTGGGGACAGTGAAGTTGATGACGCAGCCTCATACATCGATCCTAATAACTTGCTCAGCATTCCAGGTGGAGCACTGAAATCTTTTCCTAAGAATTATGCAGGCTCAAAGGAACACAATATGAACTGCAGAGCGTGCAAGAAAAGGGAGGTCTCCATCTTGTTGATGCCTTGTCGGCACCTGTGTTTATGTAAGGAGTGTGAAGGATTAACCAGTGTTTGCCCTGTATGTCAGTTGATGAAAACTGCTAGTGTCCAAGTGTATCTGTCctaa
- the LOC125418326 gene encoding E3 ubiquitin-protein ligase BOI isoform X1, with the protein MLGGNNGNPVLPMFLEENRFPYPTNASNQLQLFGNVYDAVPAGCNVDPVNYFGNEHITPILRPNKRSREMEDISRQQKLQISLNYNVCQDEADRSASIPNPNPVSTGLRLSYDDDERNSSVTSASGSMTAAPSIIYSLGDNIRTELDRQKEEFDQYMKIQEEHLAKGVRDMKQRHIASFLAAIEKGVSKKLRDKDIELENMSRKNRELVERIKQMAMEAQNWHYRAKYNESVVNVLKTNLQQAISQGADQGKEGFGDSEVDDAASYIDPNNLLSIPGGALKSFPKNYAGSKEHNMNCRACKKREVSILLMPCRHLCLCKECEGLTSVCPVCQLMKTASVQVYLS; encoded by the exons ATGTTGGGAGGTAACAATGGTAATCCTGTGCTTCCTATGTTCCTTGAAGAGAATCGGTTCCCCTATCCGACAAATGCTTCAAATCAGCTGCAGTTGTTTGGAAATG TATATGATGCAGTACCAGCTGGATGCAATGTCGATCCGGTAAATTACTTTGGGAATGAGCATATTACTCCTATCCTTCGGCCTAATAAACGGAGTAGGGAAATGGAAGACATCTCAAGGCAGCAGAAGCTTCAGATTTCCTTGAACTATAATGTCTGTCAAGATGAAGCCGATCGCTCAGCCAGCATTCCAAACCCAAATCCTGTATCTACAGGTTTAAGGTTAtcatatgatgatgatgagcgCAACTCATCTGTGACTTCAGCAAGTGGAAGCATGACAGCAGCACCCTCAATCATCTATTCCCTTGGTGATAATATTAGGACAGAGCTTGATCGGCAGAAAGAAGAGTTTGATCAGTATATGAAAATTCAG GAGGAACACTTGGCAAAGGGAGTCAGGGACATGAAGCAGAGACATATTGCATCTTTCCTCGCTGCTATAGAGAAAGGTGTCAGCAAGAAACTACGTGATAAAGACATAGAACTAGAGAATATGAGCAGAAAGAACAGAGAACTAGTTGAGAGAATAAAACAGATGGCTATGGAAGCCCAGAATTGGCACTATAGAGCAAAGTATAATGAGTCGGTTGTTAATGTCCTCAAGACCAACCTCCAACAGGCAATTTCACAGGGTGCTGATCAAGGAAAGGAAGGCTTTGGGGACAGTGAAGTTGATGACGCAGCCTCATACATCGATCCTAATAACTTGCTCAGCATTCCAGGTGGAGCACTGAAATCTTTTCCTAAGAATTATGCAGGCTCAAAGGAACACAATATGAACTGCAGAGCGTGCAAGAAAAGGGAGGTCTCCATCTTGTTGATGCCTTGTCGGCACCTGTGTTTATGTAAGGAGTGTGAAGGATTAACCAGTGTTTGCCCTGTATGTCAGTTGATGAAAACTGCTAGTGTCCAAGTGTATCTGTCctaa
- the LOC107428692 gene encoding uncharacterized protein LOC107428692 isoform X1: MRRYKDEPPAVRVYTVCDESRYLIVRNIPALGCGDELLKLFSSYGDVEECKPMDAEDCEEFTDVYWIKFRLVSNSRFAKRKLDEYVFLGNRLKISYAPNFETLNDTKEKLECRRNEVLARLNPGRSKGSTARNSGAPSSRQPQPINSEQRVSAGLEVPSRVNNTPITRVSSDKEYFPSQSMNQTVRFVREKLDKIQSSGQQLQDGPASKKTRIDNRRRI, encoded by the exons ATGCGACGATACAAAGACGAGCCTCCGGCGGTTCGAGTTTACACAGTCTGCGATGAATCCAG ATATTTAATTGTGAGGAATATTCCAGCCTTGGGTTGCGGCGATGAGTTGCTGAAACTGTTCTCATCCTATGGAGACGTTGAAGA GTGTAAACCGATGGATGCAGAAGACTGTGAGGAATTCACTGATGTTTACTGGATCAAGTTTCGTTTGGTCAGCAATTCCAG atttgcaaAGAGAAAATTGGACGAGTATGTTTTTCTAGGCAACCGATTGAAGATTTCGTACGCCCCTAATTTTGAGACCCTCAATGACACCAAAGAAAAGCTTGAATGCAGGAGAAACGAAGTATTAGCAAGATTAAACC CTGGAAGATCAAAAGGGTCTACGGCTAGGAATTCGGGTGCTCCTTCAAGTCGTCAACCCCAACCAATAAACTCAGAACAAAG GGTCAGTGCAGGACTAGAAGTTCCTTCTCGGGTTAATAATACTCCAATCACAAGGGTTTCATCTGACAAG GAGTATTTTCCTTCCCAATCAATGAATCAGACTGTCCGGTTTGTAAGAGAGAAGCTTGATAAG ATTCAATCCAGTGGCCAGCAGCTACAAGATGGGCCTGCATCCAAGAAAACACGTATAGATAATAGAAGAAGAATCTAG
- the LOC107428692 gene encoding uncharacterized protein LOC107428692 isoform X3 has product METLKSVNRWMQKTVRNSLMFTGSSFVWSAIPGNRLKISYAPNFETLNDTKEKLECRRNEVLARLNPGRSKGSTARNSGAPSSRQPQPINSEQRVSAGLEVPSRVNNTPITRVSSDKEYFPSQSMNQTVRFVREKLDKIQSSGQQLQDGPASKKTRIDNRRRI; this is encoded by the exons ATGGAGACGTTGAAGA GTGTAAACCGATGGATGCAGAAGACTGTGAGGAATTCACTGATGTTTACTGGATCAAGTTTCGTTTGGTCAGCAATTCCAG GCAACCGATTGAAGATTTCGTACGCCCCTAATTTTGAGACCCTCAATGACACCAAAGAAAAGCTTGAATGCAGGAGAAACGAAGTATTAGCAAGATTAAACC CTGGAAGATCAAAAGGGTCTACGGCTAGGAATTCGGGTGCTCCTTCAAGTCGTCAACCCCAACCAATAAACTCAGAACAAAG GGTCAGTGCAGGACTAGAAGTTCCTTCTCGGGTTAATAATACTCCAATCACAAGGGTTTCATCTGACAAG GAGTATTTTCCTTCCCAATCAATGAATCAGACTGTCCGGTTTGTAAGAGAGAAGCTTGATAAG ATTCAATCCAGTGGCCAGCAGCTACAAGATGGGCCTGCATCCAAGAAAACACGTATAGATAATAGAAGAAGAATCTAG
- the LOC107428692 gene encoding uncharacterized protein LOC107428692 isoform X2 gives MNPALGCGDELLKLFSSYGDVEECKPMDAEDCEEFTDVYWIKFRLVSNSRFAKRKLDEYVFLGNRLKISYAPNFETLNDTKEKLECRRNEVLARLNPGRSKGSTARNSGAPSSRQPQPINSEQRVSAGLEVPSRVNNTPITRVSSDKEYFPSQSMNQTVRFVREKLDKIQSSGQQLQDGPASKKTRIDNRRRI, from the exons ATGAATCCAG CCTTGGGTTGCGGCGATGAGTTGCTGAAACTGTTCTCATCCTATGGAGACGTTGAAGA GTGTAAACCGATGGATGCAGAAGACTGTGAGGAATTCACTGATGTTTACTGGATCAAGTTTCGTTTGGTCAGCAATTCCAG atttgcaaAGAGAAAATTGGACGAGTATGTTTTTCTAGGCAACCGATTGAAGATTTCGTACGCCCCTAATTTTGAGACCCTCAATGACACCAAAGAAAAGCTTGAATGCAGGAGAAACGAAGTATTAGCAAGATTAAACC CTGGAAGATCAAAAGGGTCTACGGCTAGGAATTCGGGTGCTCCTTCAAGTCGTCAACCCCAACCAATAAACTCAGAACAAAG GGTCAGTGCAGGACTAGAAGTTCCTTCTCGGGTTAATAATACTCCAATCACAAGGGTTTCATCTGACAAG GAGTATTTTCCTTCCCAATCAATGAATCAGACTGTCCGGTTTGTAAGAGAGAAGCTTGATAAG ATTCAATCCAGTGGCCAGCAGCTACAAGATGGGCCTGCATCCAAGAAAACACGTATAGATAATAGAAGAAGAATCTAG
- the LOC125420301 gene encoding cytochrome b-c1 complex subunit 8, which translates to MGKQPVRMKAVVYALSPFQQKVMPGLWNDFTGKIHHKVSENWHSAVLLLGPLVGTYTYVQHYLEKEKLAHRY; encoded by the exons ATGGGGAAGCAACCGGTGAGGATGAAGGCGGTGGTATACGCGCTGTCGCCGTTTCAGCAGAAGGTGATGCCGGGGCTCTGGAACGACTTTACGGGTAAGATCCACCACAAGGTCTCTGAAAACTGGCACAGCGCCGTTCTTCTTCTCGGTCCTCTTGTCGGCACCTACAC GTATGTCCAGCATTACCTAGAGAAGGAGAAGTTAGCTCACAGGTACTAA